One Oscillospiraceae bacterium DNA window includes the following coding sequences:
- a CDS encoding MATE family efflux transporter, producing the protein MRQRLIRNTGLMTEGPITKQLIFYAIPLLLSSYLQQLYNIVDSVVAGKFISYAALAAVGANGVIVSFLVGFFLGFTAGGSVIISHAYGAQDTKGVFDGVHTSIGVAIAAGLLLTVLGLIFTPALLRLINTPEEVRGMAAEYLTIYFYGTVPVMLYNMGSAILRAVGNSTLPLVFLGVAAGTNTVLDLVFVIWFHMGIAGTAWATVISQVLAAGLTILALIRTDEVYKLYLSKIRIKKEILLKILKLGIPAGLQTSVISLSNILIQRAINGFGAIVMAGAAAAGKVDGLVGSTIGAFGLATTGFVGQNYGAGRIDRVKKGVRIGFLMTLAASIILGGILLLLRNQTAALFNDDPKVIASATQLMMFILPFYFVYAFVEIFAGAMRGAGSTFIPMIVTLVGMCVLRVIWVSVVPAYYNDVRAVFVVYPVSWVWTGIPMWLLYLKGKWNKKGQV; encoded by the coding sequence ATGAGACAACGATTGATTCGGAATACGGGTCTGATGACCGAGGGCCCGATTACAAAACAGCTGATTTTCTATGCGATCCCGCTGTTATTGAGCAGCTATCTGCAGCAGCTTTACAATATCGTCGACTCGGTCGTCGCGGGAAAATTCATCAGCTACGCGGCGCTCGCGGCGGTCGGCGCAAACGGCGTCATCGTCAGCTTTTTGGTGGGTTTCTTTTTGGGATTCACGGCGGGCGGCAGCGTGATCATCTCGCACGCCTACGGCGCGCAGGACACCAAAGGCGTCTTCGACGGCGTCCATACCTCAATCGGCGTCGCGATTGCGGCGGGGCTGCTGCTGACGGTTCTCGGACTCATCTTTACGCCGGCGCTGCTTCGATTGATCAATACCCCCGAAGAAGTCCGGGGCATGGCGGCGGAGTATCTGACCATTTATTTTTACGGAACGGTGCCGGTGATGCTCTATAACATGGGCTCGGCGATTCTGCGCGCGGTCGGCAACTCGACGCTGCCGCTCGTCTTCCTCGGCGTCGCGGCGGGTACCAACACCGTGCTCGATTTGGTTTTCGTGATCTGGTTTCACATGGGGATCGCGGGAACGGCCTGGGCGACCGTGATTTCGCAGGTGCTCGCGGCGGGGCTGACGATTTTGGCTCTGATACGCACCGACGAGGTCTATAAGCTCTATTTGAGCAAAATCCGGATCAAAAAAGAGATCTTGTTGAAAATTTTGAAACTCGGCATTCCCGCGGGGCTGCAGACCTCGGTCATTTCGCTGTCGAATATTTTGATTCAGCGAGCGATCAACGGGTTCGGCGCGATCGTCATGGCGGGTGCGGCCGCCGCGGGCAAAGTGGACGGCCTGGTCGGCTCGACCATCGGGGCGTTCGGCCTCGCGACGACGGGGTTCGTCGGCCAGAATTACGGCGCGGGACGGATCGACCGCGTGAAAAAGGGCGTTCGCATCGGCTTTTTGATGACCCTTGCCGCAAGCATCATCCTTGGCGGGATTTTGCTGCTGCTGCGCAACCAGACCGCGGCATTATTTAACGACGATCCCAAAGTCATCGCAAGCGCGACGCAGCTGATGATGTTCATTCTGCCGTTTTACTTTGTTTACGCGTTCGTTGAGATTTTCGCCGGAGCCATGCGCGGCGCGGGCTCGACGTTTATACCGATGATCGTGACGCTGGTCGGAATGTGCGTGCTGCGGGTCATCTGGGTCTCGGTCGTTCCGGCTTATTATAACGACGTCC